From Toxorhynchites rutilus septentrionalis strain SRP chromosome 2, ASM2978413v1, whole genome shotgun sequence, a single genomic window includes:
- the LOC129767302 gene encoding alanine--tRNA ligase, mitochondrial — MRYPTLCNISRFNRMRQLFCRRYSSNCSHLSSREIRQRFLDYFANENGHKLVRSSPVVPFSDPTIAFVNAGMNQFKNVFLGTAEPPCKRATNSQKCIRVGGKHNDISVVGNDGYHHTFFEMLGNWSFGDYFKREACEMALRLLKDGYNIDGRRLYVTYFGGDEIMGLPADLETKEIWASLGISAERIIPFGAGENFWEMGSSGPCGPCTEIYIDHSDQFMDVATRRQLVNAGVQDLTEVWNIVFIQYNRSLDDGCIRNLPQRHVDTGMGLERLVAHLQQKSSNYDTDLFTPLFDRICKVTNKEEYGGTFDVNNRRFVLDTAYRIVADHTRMITACLSDGMFPLQSPKLRRVIRRSLSMSDRIFSCPTLVRELVPAVVESLGPTYPEMEIKLNETQLIIEHEEQSFQRLCANVSSESRALLKQNSYLEEVDVLDHPGLPHALKEIKRLKLQEHIEELSGKVIFKMYDTYGLDEDILLKIAANERLDVDLVGYNNYTKQLKEGAKLELAARLHKTLETSRDLEQNLNQAQIHPTRNEYKYNYVYNKNKQLYEIPQLKTKITSLVEGEIDLYHVITEKSNFYCESGGQQGDTGSLWLANDPSIQFEVKSVSEFQGFVMHSIAGRGLVAKKLSIGDEIVLSVDPVRRSSSVLHHTATHLLNATARSVLQVPICQRSSYVGDKGLKLELAVCCAKLEPEKVEIIEQNIRKIIQRNEPIKTRVCNAVDVDFDKVIMIPGEVYPEKGLRIVDIGSSISSEFCCGTHAQSTGELQDFSITNVSQSKSGCYTFHAIAGSAADRAHTLGEQIRNDVAQLKQDMADREMVNDAANIDTRLQRLKNVLIVGSENDINLPYAIRQKCLTVINELYDQFKDTTRASLREFIDMEMKSLLQQKPPENNPFIVHFLESSMILEEVQLSKVTRYIPERPFLVISLTDNQVKARATVPAAYVNERFDAQKWIKLVGQVFKSGVSAPRGQNPTQVCNMKSRKVKPVMFEALLERALQDTAKFAKQNMM; from the exons ATGAGATATCCTACATTATGTAATATTTCACGTTTTAACCGAATGAGACAGTTGTTCTGCAGACGCTACTCGAGCAATTGTAGCCATCTCAGCTCCAGAGAAATTCGTCAGCGATTCTTGGACTACTTCGCAAATGAAAACGGACACAAACTGGTGCGCTCGAGTCCCGTGGTTCCGTTCAGTGATCCCACGATAGCTTTCGTAAACGCCGGAATGAATCAGTTTAAGAATGTGTTTCTCGGAACGGCGGAACCGCCCTGCAAGCGAGCGACCAATTCGCAGAAGTGTATTAGGGTGGGTGGCAAACACAACGATATCAGTGTTGTTGGGAATGATGGGTATCATCATACCTTCTTCGAGATGCTCGGGAACTGGTCATTCGGGGATTATTTCAAACGCGAGGCTTGTGAAATGGCTTTGCGATTGCTGAAGGATGGGTATAACATTGATGGTAGGAGACTGTATGTAACGTATTTTGGAGGGGATGAAATCATGGGACTGCCAGCGGATTTGGAAACCAAAGAGATTTGGGCTAGCTTGGG CATTTCTGCTGAGAGAATTATTCCCTTTGGAGCTGGCGAGAATTTTTGGGAGATGGGCAGTTCTGGCCCTTGTGGGCCATGTACCGAAATTTACATCGATCATTCGGACCAGTTTATGGACGTAGCAACTCGAAGGCAATTGGTCAACGCGGGTGTGCAAGATTTAACTGAGGTGTGGAATATTGTTTTCATACAATACAACAGGAGTCTGGATGATGGTTGTATTAGAAACCTTCCACAACGACATGTAGATACCGGTATGGGCTTGGAGCGCCTTGTCGCACATTTGCAGCAGAAAAGTAGCAATTACGATACGGATTTGTTCACACCACTATTCGATCGTATTTGTAAG GTAACAAATAAAGAAGAGTACGGGGGAACATTTGATGTAAATAATCGAAGGTTTGTATTAGATACAGCTTATCGAATTGTAGCTGATCACACGAGGATGATTACTGCATGCTTGTCAGACGGAATGTTTCCGTTGCAAAG TCCTAAACTACGACGTGTGATACGTCGATCTTTATCTATGTCGGATCGTATCTTTTCGTGTCCGACACTGGTACGCGAGCTTGTTCCAGCCGTAGTAGAAAGCTTGGGACCGACCTATCCAGAAATGGAAATAAAACTCAACGAAACTCAGCTCATCATAGAACACGAGGAGCAATCCTTCCAAAGGCTTTGTGCTAACGTGTCATCTGAATCACGCGCGCTGTTGAAACAAAATTCCTACCTCGAAGAAGTGGATGTTCTCGATCATCCAGGTTTACCTCATGCGTTGAAGGAGATTAAAAGACTCAAACTACAAGAACACATCGAAGAGCTGAGTGGGAAAGTGATTTTCAAAATGTACGATACGTACGGACTGGATGAGGACATTCTTCTCAAGATAGCTGCTAATGAGCGACTAGACGTGGACTTGGTCGGCTATAACAACTATACGAAGCAACTCAAAGAGGGAGCAAAACTTGAACTAGCTGCTCGCTTGCATAAAACCTTGGAAACTTCTCGTGACCTCGAACAAAACCTCAACCAAGCACAAATTCATCCCACACGgaatgaatacaaatataattacGTGTACAATAAGAACAAACAGTTGTATGAAATTCCTCAATTAAAAACTAAGATTACTTCGCTAGTTGAGGGAGAGATTGATCTTTATCATGTGATAACCGAAAAAAGTAACTTCTATTGCGAATCTGGGGGACAACAAGGTGACACAGGGAGCCTCTGGTTAGCCAATGATCCCTCCATCCAATTTGAAGTGAAATCTGTCAGTGAATTCCAAGGGTTTGTGATGCATTCAATAGCTGGCAGAGGACTAGTAGCTAAAAAATTGTCGATTGGCGATGAGATTGTGCTCAGTGTTGATCCGGTGAGGAGAAGTTCCTCCGTCTTGCATCACACTGCAACGCATTTGCTTAATGCAACCGCCAGGAGTGTGCTTCAGGTGCCAATCTGTCAGCGATCAAGTTACGTAGGCGATAAAGGTTTAAAATTGGAGCTAGCTGTGTGCTGTGCGAAACTCGAACCGGAAAAGGTAGAAATTATCGAGCAAAACATTCGAAAGATCATTCAACGGAATGAACCGATAAAAACGCGTGTTTGCAACGCTGTTGATGTTGATTTCGACAAG GTAATAATGATTCCCGGAGAAGTGTATCCCGAGAAAGGCTTGCGAATCGTCGACATTGGTTCATCGATATCATCTGAATTCTGCTGTGGGACGCATGCTCAATCAACTGGAGAGCTACAAGATTTCAGCATTACCAATGTGTCTCAGTCTAAATCGGGTTGTTACACTTTTCACGCGATCGCCGGTTCTGCTGCCGATAGGGCCCATACGCTGGGTGAACAGATTCGCAATGACGTTGCTCAGTTGAAACAAGACATGGCCGACCGTGAAATGGTCAATGACGCAGCGAATATTGATACACGTTTGCAGCGACTTAAAAATGTCCTTATTGTCGGCTCCGAAAACGACATCAACCTTCCCTATGCCATACGACAAAAATGTTTGACTGTAATCAACGAACTTTATGATCAGTTCAAAGACACCACAAGAGCTTCCCTCCGGGAATTTATTGATATGGAAATGAAGAGCCTGCTACAACAGAAACCGCCGGAAAACAATCCCTTCATTGTTCACTTTCTTGAAAGTTCCATGATCTTGGAGGAGGTTCAACTGAGCAAAGTTACACGATACATTCCCGAGCGACCGTTCCTCGTTATCAGTCTCACCGATAACCAGGTGAAGGCGAGAGCAACAGTTCCGGCGGCATACGTGAACGAGCGATTTGATGCACAAAAATGGATCAAGTTGGTTGGACAGGTGTTCAAGTCGGGAGTGTCCGCACCCAGAGGACAAAACCCAACCCAGGTGTGCAATATGAAAAGTCGAAAAGTGAAGCCCGTGATGTTTGAGGCGTTGCTGGAACGAGCCCTCCAAGATACTGCTAAGTTTGCCAAGCAGAACATGATGTAG
- the LOC129766835 gene encoding uncharacterized protein LOC129766835, with product MPRVRHTPKSDQVSDKEAATPSKKEDPRESLCNQLQQMEAATPKKKETVNTRENLCYQRQQISRKVNVINRHLEEAEDEPQKINPSLLKVFAKKLELHYKEFTDIHREIQTLTVSSDIEEEEEKLDQFDALHTNTLALLEQLTDIFSPAMNSRTENSNQTVIVQQPIRAPVPTFDGRVENWPKFRTMFEDIFARSGDSDAVKLHHLDKALIDDAAGWITAKIITDNNFQQTWQQLIDQYENPRVIVDTHLDGLLDLKPITKRNFKDLLELVKSFNRHVGGLEYQGLKVDELSGLILVKILTSRLDSQTLQLWERNQQHAKLPNIQDTVSFLRSECQVLERFQNQFQVTSKEAQSKQYTSFRPSNQKSYTATAATSVGSCEICNESHRHFECPEFHKLSPIQRNAKVKELKICFNCLRPGHRSLECSSKKTCARCHRKHHTLLHQESSTTEDHSFSHKMEEQPCSSTPEKFTVCEPVTNTVVSCNCHRATTTVMLMTAMVRVRDNCGYTTPCRVLLDSGSQVNFISKSLIDRLSVTRRPVYKPIAGIGGTKTYAKETVMVEVESMHSDYSTNFECLVVPNITGSIPATHIQVSSWPIDNSIPIADPNFNNPAPIDMLIGVSQFLQLLKTGRVQLGNNLPELIETHLGWVVAGSIDDGDSQHCLAVANDSISEVLRQFWELEEIHEASQSTEQEECEKIFQTTHYRDITGRYVVSLPLRESIQDLGNNRTLAMRRFLSLERRLARNPELKQQYQQFIEEYESMGHCREIKESNCSLDKGTYYIPHQAILRPSSSTTKLRVVFDASSKASPSDKSLNDVLQVGGILQSDIFSILLRFRKHRFVFTASHLIVQIIQQDVFADEIQRVRAGEPIIYAGSVSIELAVVSRNLHDQFNLQLNRQSPGNDMIEYPRVNSVPLNSLNRNGSPTIDVTKANVRSSMTLSRR from the coding sequence ATGCCAAGAGTACGACACACACCGAAATCCGACCAAGTTTCGGATAAAGAAGCCGCCACACCATCGAAGAAGGAAGATCCCAGAGAATCCTTGTGCAATCAGCTCCAGCAGATGGAAGCTGCCACACCAAAGAAGAAGGAAACAGTGAACACCAGAGAAAATTTATGCTACCAGCGTCAACAGATCAGCAGAAAAGTGAATGTGATTAACCGTCATCTTGAGGAAGCCGAAGATGAGCCACAGAAGATAAACCCATCATTACTGAAAGTGTTTGCGAAGAAACTGGAGCTCCATTATAAGGAGTTCACAGACATTCATCGCGAAATACAAACATTGACCGTTTCATCTGACATCGAGGAGGAGGAAGAAAAATTAGATCAATTTGACGCGCTTCACACGAACACACTCGCTTTGTTGGAGCAACTCACCGATATATTTTCGCCTGCCATGAATTCCAGAAcagaaaattcaaatcaaactGTGATTGTTCAACAGCCAATAAGAGCACCTGTGCCAACTTTCGACGGCAGAGTGGAGAACTGGCCGAAGTTCCGCACGATGTTTGAGGATATTTTCGCTCGCAGTGGAGATTCCGATGCAGTTAAACTGCACCATCTCGACAAGGCTCTAATAGACGATGCAGCGGGCTGGATTACAGCAAAGATAATTACAGacaacaattttcaacaaacaTGGCAGCAACTCATCGATCAATATGAGAATCCAAGAGTGATCGTCGACACACATCTCGACGGATTGCTTGATTTAAAGCCAATAACTAAGCGAAATTTTAAGGATTTACTCGAATTAGTTAAATCTTTCAATCGCCATGTTGGCGGGCTCGAGTATCAGGGGCTGAAAGTGGATGAGCTTTCAGGCCTCATTTTGGTGAAAATTCTTACGTCGAGATTAGATAGCCAAACACTTCAACTTTGGGAGAGGAACCAACAGCATGCTAAATTACCAAATATTCAAGACACCGTATCCTTCCTTCGCAGCGAATGTCAAGTTTTGGAAAGGTTCCAGAATCAATTCCAGGTTACATCAAAGGAGGCGCAGTCTAAGCAGTATACGAGCTTCAGGCCGTCGAACCAGAAATCATACACAGCAACAGCTGCAACTTCCGTAGGTTCCTGTGAAATATGTAACGAGAGCCACCGCCATTTTGAGTGTCCGGAGTTTCATAAGCTATCACCGATCCAGCGTAACGCAAAGGTGAAGGAATTGAAAATCTGTTTTAATTGTCTCCGTCCTGGGCATAGATCCCTAGAATGTTCATCGAAGAAAACATGCGCTCGATGTCACCGTAAACATCACACACTTTTGCATCAGGAATCGTCTACTACAGAAGACCATTCTTTCAGCCACAAAATGGAAGAACAACCATGTTCCAGCACCCCAGAGAAGTTTACCGTCTGCGAGCCAGTCACCAATACGGTTGTATCTTGTAATTGCCACAGAGCTACTACAACTGTGATGTTAATGACTGCTATGGTGCGGGTCAGAGATAATTGTGGATACACAACGCCTTGCAGAGTGTTGCTGGATAGCGGATCACAAGTGAATTTCATATCCAAGTCGTTAATCGATCGTTTATCCGTCACACGACGGCCAGTGTACAAGCCCATAGCCGGAATTGGTGGGACCAAAACGTACGCCAAAGAAACAGTGATGGTGGAAGTAGAATCGATGCACTCCGACTATTCCACCAATTTTGAATGTTTAGTGGTTCCTAACATAACGGGATCAATTCCAGCAACGCATATACAAGTATCATCATGGCCAATTGATAACAGTATACCCATCGCAGATCCGAACTTCAACAACCCGGCTCCCATCGATATGCTAATTGGCGTCTCACAATTTCTACAATTGTTGAAGACGGGCCGTGTTCAGCTAGGAAACAACTTGCCTGAATTGATAGAAACACATCTTGGATGGGTAGTTGCTGGTAGCATCGACGATGGCGACTCTCAACATTGTTTAGCCGTTGCAAATGATTCAATCTCCGAAGTTCTACGCCAGTTTTGGGAGTTGGAAGAAATTCATGAAGCTTCACAATCTACTGAACAAGAAGAGTGCGAGAAAATATTCCAAACAACCCATTATCGAGATATTACAGGAAGATATGTGGTAAGTTTACCTTTGCGAGAATCAATTCAAGACCTAGGTAACAATCGAACACTGGCCATGCGACGCTTCCTTTCGCTGGAAAGAAGACTTGCGAGAAATCCGGAACTGAAGCAACAGTATCAGCAATTTATCGAAGAATATGAATCTATGGGACACTGTCGAGAAATAAAGGAATCCAATTGTTCACTCGACAAGGGCACGTATTATATTCCGCATCAAGCTATTCTGCGCCCATCGAGTTCAACAACAAAACTGCGAGTAGTGTTTGATGCATCGTCTAAAGCATCACCGAGTGACAAATCACTTAATGACGTCCTTCAAGTAGGAGGAATACTTCAAAGCGATATTTTCAGTATCCTGCTACGATTCAGGAAACATCGTTTCGTTTTCACAGCCTCTCACTTGATAGTG